In the Leptolyngbya sp. FACHB-261 genome, one interval contains:
- a CDS encoding response regulator — protein sequence MHAPDPAGGRSTSSDHAVNDGTGARLELTSGSTDPVAAAAPTTAQTDDLETWVQAKLAQPEPWALLYCDLQYFSLYEQLYGVVAGKQMLRTWSAIIEQQAAAAPTGCLPLGGDEFLVFTPLATGVSTASAIAASWQSVSLQFYTQQDRRRSFLIATDRRGISGRFPLVQVNIGVVLGPLSAASTTATLFSTAIKANLLARQQNNRQHIAVLPTQAEPELPVLAPESTRTEAMRTPRILVVEPDAALAFLLQTTLEMRGYWVTVTSSAREALSLCRQPQQVPDLVIIDLFEPGQVQGLELCQLFSSNPEFENICRVATVSDADREDVLNAGADLFVPKPFEIHDLLHWIDRLVQLKAQVVDLPGIWPSSHLAHPIGH from the coding sequence GTGCACGCTCCTGATCCGGCAGGGGGCAGGAGTACCTCCTCAGACCATGCTGTAAACGATGGGACAGGAGCCAGACTGGAGCTGACCAGTGGTTCCACAGATCCAGTTGCAGCGGCGGCTCCAACCACTGCCCAAACTGACGATCTAGAAACTTGGGTACAAGCTAAATTGGCCCAGCCCGAACCCTGGGCTTTGCTTTACTGCGACCTTCAGTATTTCAGCCTCTACGAGCAGCTCTATGGGGTTGTGGCTGGTAAGCAAATGCTGCGCACTTGGTCGGCAATCATTGAGCAACAGGCTGCCGCAGCCCCTACCGGTTGTTTGCCTCTGGGTGGCGATGAGTTTCTGGTATTCACGCCGTTAGCCACTGGAGTCAGCACCGCCAGCGCCATTGCGGCGTCCTGGCAGTCAGTAAGTTTGCAGTTTTACACGCAGCAAGATCGGCGGCGCTCATTTCTAATTGCCACAGACCGGCGGGGTATCAGTGGCCGGTTCCCGCTGGTGCAGGTCAACATCGGGGTGGTGTTAGGCCCTCTAAGTGCGGCTAGCACGACTGCCACGCTGTTTTCGACGGCCATCAAAGCAAATCTTTTAGCCCGTCAGCAGAACAATCGGCAACATATTGCAGTCCTACCCACACAAGCCGAGCCAGAACTGCCTGTGCTTGCGCCTGAATCTACGCGAACTGAAGCCATGCGAACTCCTCGCATTTTAGTAGTAGAACCAGACGCGGCTCTAGCGTTTCTGCTACAAACCACTTTGGAAATGCGGGGCTACTGGGTCACTGTTACCAGTTCAGCTCGGGAGGCTCTGTCACTCTGCCGTCAACCTCAGCAAGTTCCTGATCTAGTAATTATTGATTTGTTTGAGCCAGGGCAGGTTCAAGGTCTAGAGCTGTGTCAACTGTTCAGCAGTAACCCCGAGTTTGAGAATATCTGTCGGGTTGCGACCGTCAGTGATGCTGATCGAGAGGACGTGCTCAATGCTGGGGCTGATCTATTTGTGCCCAAGCCATTTGAAATTCATGATCTTCTGCATTGGATTGACCGGTTAGTGCAGCTCAAGGCCCAAGTTGTCGATTTACCAGGAATTTGGCCATCCTCGCATTTGGCTCATCCCATTGGTCATTAG